The following proteins are encoded in a genomic region of Jaculus jaculus isolate mJacJac1 chromosome 13, mJacJac1.mat.Y.cur, whole genome shotgun sequence:
- the LOC123454169 gene encoding ubiquitin carboxyl-terminal hydrolase 10-like — protein sequence MALHNPQYIFGDFSPDEFNQFFVTPRSSVELPPYSGTALYGSQVTDGLPNAGQDCRRIEFGVNEVIEPSDALPRTPSYSISSTLNPQAPEFILGCTTSQKTTAGLDKEVNCSSIDSQCPGSALALGSSSNVEADILENDGVSGGLGQKECKKKKKRLPGYYSYLKDGGDESISPEALVNGHATSAVANSMGAEDTEFMADVLPSVTPRTCDSPQNSMNFISDAVPDSPFPRALDGDARTAGLPEGCHGTDLEQPCLPADSLLRTALAQPFAGTDTTENLVIANGKILESLGEGTAANGIELHTVDSVDLDPSKSESSSPPAESAVSVSGAIPISQPAKSWASLFHDSKPSSSSPMAYVETKCSPPVPSPLASEQRVEVKEGLVPVSEDPVAIKIAELLENVTLVHKPVSLQPRGLINKGNWCYINATLQALVACPPMYHLMKFIPLYSKVQRPCTSTPMIDSFVRLMNEFTNMPVPPKPRQVLGEKIVRDIRPGAAFEPTYIYRLLTVIKSSLSEKGRQEDAEEYLGFILNGLHEEMLSLKKLLSPELTISNGPRSHLVNDEEQGEEGEGSEDEWEQVGPRNKTSVTHQAEFVQTPITGIFGGHIRSVVYQQSSKESATLQPFFTLQLDIQSDENGHNQL from the exons ATGGCCCTCCACAACCCGCAGTATATTTTTGGAGATTTTAGCCCTGATGAATTCAATCAGTTCTTTGTGACTCCCCGGTCGTCAGTAGAGCTCCCTCCATACAGTGGGACAGCTCTATATGGCTCACAGGTTACAGATGGACTGCCCAATGCAGGACAAGACTGTCGGAGAATTGAGTTTGGTGTTAATGAAGTAATTGAACCCAGTGATGCTTTGCCGAGAACCCCCAGCTACAGTATTTCAAGCACGTTGAATCCTCAGGCCCCTGAATTTATTCTTGGTTGTACAACTTCCCAGAAGACCACTGCTGGCCTAGATAAAGAAGTGAACTGCAGTTCCATCGACAGCCAGTGCCCAGGCTCTGCCCTTGCTTTGGGTAGCAGTTCTAATGTGGAGGCAGATATCTTAGAAAATGATGGTGTCTCGGGTGGACTTGGACAAAAGGagtgtaaaaagaagaaaaagcggCTTCCTGGATATTACAGTTACCTGAAAGATGGTGGTGACGAGAGCATTTCCCCAGAAGCCCTGGTCAATGGTCATGCCACTTCAGCAGTTGCAAACAGCATGGGTGCAGAGGACACAGAGTTCATGGCCGATGTGCTTCCCTCAGTTACGCCCAGGACTTGTGACAGCCCTCAGAACTCCATGAACTTCATCAGTGATGCTGTGCCTGACAGTCCTTTCCCCCGAGCACTTGATGGTGATGCCAGGACTGCAGGGCTGCCTGAGGGCTGCCATGGGACCGACTTGGAGCAACCTTGCCTCCCTGCAGACAGCCTGCTAAGGACAGCTTTGGCACAGCCCTTTGCTGGCACCGATACTACTGAGAACCTTGTCATTGCTAATGGAAAAATACTTGAATCTTTGGGCGAGGGCACAGCTGCCAATGGGATAGAGTTGCACACAGTGGACAGTGTAGACTTGGACCCTTCAAAGTCTGAGAGTTCCTCACCTCCTGCTGAAAGCGCAGTCTCAGTGTCGGGTGCCATTCCCATTAGCCAGCCTGCCAAGTCTTGGGCCAGCCTCTTCCATGATTCTAAGCCCTCTTCCTCCTCGCCCATGGCATATGTGGAAACTAAGTGTTCCCCTCCTGTCCCATCTCCCCTGGCCTCTGAACAGCGGGTAGAAGTCAAAGAAGGGCTGGTTCCAGTCTCAGAGGATCCTGTAGCCATAAAGATTGCAGAGTTGCTGGAGAATGTGACCCTAGTCCATAAGCCAGTGTCGCTGCAACCCCGTGGGCTGATCAATAAAGGGAACTGGTGCTACATTAATGCCACCCTGCAGGCATTGGTGGCTTGCCCTCCAATGTACCACCTGATGAAGTTCATTCCTCTCTACTCAAAAGTGCAAAGGCCTTGCACGTCAACACCCATGATAGATAGCTTTGTTCGGCTAATGAATGAGTTTACGAACATGCCAGTACCTCCCAAGCCCCGACAAGTTCTTGGGGAGAAAATCGTGAGGGATATCCGCCCAGGAGCTGCCTTCGAGCCCACATACATTTACAGACTCCTGACGGTTATCAAGTCAAGCCTCTCTGAAAAGGGCCGACAAGAAGATGCTGAGGAGTACCTGGGCTTCATTCTCAATGGACTTCATGAGGAAATGCTGAGCCTGAAGAAGCTCCTGTCCCCTGAACTTACAATTTCCAACGGGCCCAGAAGCCACTTAGTCAATGATGAAGAGCAGGGGGAAGAAGGTGAAGGAAGTGAGGATGAATGGGAGCAAGTGGGCCCCAGGAATAAGACCTCTGTCACGCACCAGGCAGAATTTGTCCAGACTCCCATTACTGGCATTTTTGGTGGCCACATCAGGTCCGTGGTGTACCAGCAGAGCTCAAAAGAGTCTGCCACATTACAGCCATTCTTCACACTGCAGTTGGACATCCAGTCTGacgagaatgggcac AATCAATTataa